The Gordonia terrae genome contains the following window.
CCTGCCAGGACCGGGGAGATGACGAACAGCACGGCGGTGACGACGACGAGCGTCAGGGCATTCGTCGGGACGGTCACCAGCACCGGGGCGATCACGGTGGCGGCGTTGTCGGTGTGCGCCGTCAACTTGCTCACCAGCGCACCGCGTTTGGTGTTCTCGAAGTAGCGCAGCGGCAGCCGGTGGATCTTGTCCTCGATCCGGGCGCGGAGTCCGGCCACCGACCGCTGCACGGCGACGGTCAGCAGCTGGCCCTGGGCGAGGCTGCAGGCCGCGGCGGCCACGAACACCACGATCTGGACGCCGAGCAGGGTCCAGAGCAGCCTCCAGTCCATCGTCGCCTCGCCGACCGTGCCGTCGACGATGACGTTGGTGATCGCGCCGAACAGGATCGGTGCGACCACGCCTGCGACGGCCGCCAGGATGGCGAAGAGGGAGATCGCGGCACCACGACCCCGGCTCAGGTCGAGTTGCCGCACGATCCAACGCAGCGATCCGTCCGGCCCGGTCGTCTTCGGCGACGGGGTCGGTCGCCGGCCCTCGGTGGGTGCGCCCGGCCGGGCCTGCGACCTCTGGTCAAGCATTGGTCACCGCCTGTGCGTAGGCGATCTCCCGGTAGATCTCGCTGCGGTCCCGCAGCACGGAGTCGGTGCCCAGGTCGACGATTCGTCCGGCGTCGAGCACGGCGATGACGTCGGCTCGCTGCACCGATGACACCCGCTGCGCGGCGAGCAGGACCGTCGCGTCCGGATCGGCCCGCCGCAGGCGGTCGATGATCGCGGCCTCGGTGTCGACGTCGAGGGCGCTGAAGGGGTCGTCGAGCACGTACAGCGACGGCCGGCGGAGCACCGCGCGGGCCAGCGCCAGCCGTTGACGCTGACCGCCGGAGAAGTTGCGTCCCTCCTGCGACACCGCGGCCTCGAGAGCGCCGGGACGCGTCGAGACGAAGTCGGCGGCCGCGGCGACCTCGAGGGCGGACCACAGTTCGTCGTCGGTCGCGTCGGGGCGGGCGATCCGCAGGTTGTCGGCGATCGTCCCGGTGATGAGTTCCGCGCCCTGACCGACGAACGCACTTCGTGCCCGAACCCACGCGGGTGCGAGGCCGGTCACGTCGTGTGCGTCCCAGCGGAGGAGCCCCGAGGTCGGGTCGGCGAACCGCAGGGGCAGGGACAGCAGAGTCGATTTGCCGCTCCCGGTACCGCCGAGGATGCCGGTGACCGTGCCGGGCGCGCAGAACAGCGAGACCTCGTCGACGGTGGGGGCCTCGGCCCCCGGGAAGGAGACGGACACCGCGTCGAAGACGATCGCGGGTGGCGTCGACGATCCATCCGCCTGGGGAGCGCCCGGGTCGAGGGGCTCGGTGTCGAGTACCTCGGTGATGCGTCCCGCGCTGGTGACGGCGCGCGGGATGATCCCGGCGATCATGGTCAGCAACGACACCGCCAGCAGGATCTGCGCGAGGTATCCCACCGTGGCGGTGATCTGGCCGATCTGCATCTCCCCGCGGTCGACGAAGACCGCACCCAACGCGGTCACCGCGACCACGGCGAGGTTCGAGACGACGGTGACCATCGGGAGCATCAGGACCTGCAGACGACCCAGACGCAGGGCCACATGGGTGAGTTCGTCGTTCTCCGCCGCGAACCGAGTGCGCTCGCGGTCCTCGCGACGGAAGGTCCGGATGATCGCGATCCCGCGCAACTGCTCACGCAGCACCCTGTTGACGACGTCGAGGCGACGCTGCAGCTGGGCGGCCCACGGCACCAGACGTCGTACGAGCACGGCGACCAGGATCACGAGCACCGTCCCCGCGACGACCAGCACCGGCGCCATCCGCCAGCCCTGAACCAGCGAGAGCACCAGTGCGCCGAACAGCATCAACGGTGCGGTCACCACGACGGTCAGGGCGACGAAGAGGAATCCCTGGACCTGGCCGACATCACCGGTGGTACGCGTCAGCAGGCTCGACAGGCCGATGGAGTGGACCTGCGGATCGCTGAACGCACTGATCCGGCTGTGCAGGCGAAGGCGGAGGTCGCGCGCGGCGGTCGCCGAGATGTGTGACGCGAGAAAAGTGGCTCCGATCGACACCACCAGGTTGATCACGGCGACGACGACCATGAGCACACCGACTTGTTTGATCGTGGCCACGTCGCCGCGCAGGATGCCGTCGTCGATGATCGCGGCGTTCAGTGCCGGCTGGGCGAGTGTGGTGAACACCGACGCGAGCTGGAAGACGAGGAAGCCGGCACAGGCCCAGCGGGTGGCCCGGAGCGCGTCGAACAGGAGCGCGAGCAGCGCGCGGACCTCATCCTTGCTCAGCGAGCGGGTGACGGGCATCAGGTGAGGCTACTCCGGGTCGTGGTGACGCTGGCGAACCGCGCGGAACAGAAATTCAGCCCCGACATCGGGCTCGGTGGATGCGCGGTCGTGAGTGTTCCGAAGTCTACATGCGCGCGTTTTGCGCCGGACCGCACCGGATATCCCGGCCGACGATTCATCCGCTCTATCGCAAAATGGGCGCGAAGAATGCTTCGATGTAGCGGAAAAACGTCGGGTGCGGAGCCAAAAACCGCCCCGGACCGTAGCCCGGGGCGGTTGGTCTCGGATCGAGATCTACGCGGGAGCGTCTTCCGAACCCGATTCGATCGAACCCGTGACCAGTTCGACGATTGCGTCGGTGATTGCGCCCTGAATGATGTCGGCCATGTGATCTCCTTCGTCGATGGTGGACTTCCGCACGTGGACGTCGATCGCAGGCGAACGACGATCACGACGCGAACAATACGATATTCGACAATGCAGCCGTCGACAGTCCATGGACTTCCGGTGAACCGTCTCGCAACAATCGGGTGCGTTGACCCGGTGATTATTTTCCGTATGGCTGCGCGAAACGCACATCGCCCCCGGCGTAGACCGGGGGCGATGTGCGAAAAGCGGTGGATCAGTTCTCGGTCGGAGCCTCGTCCGACAGGCTGTCCAGGTCGCGGATGATCTCGCTGAGGTTGATCTCGATTCCGGTTGCCATGTGAATCTCCTTCTGGGGCTTGAATTGAACGTGGCGAACTGGCCGAAGACGATCGGCCGGTACTTCTAGTCCTCGATCGGGGTGCCGTCGCTGTCCAGCGACCCGGTCAGCAGGTCCTTGATCGCGTCGCCGATTCCTCCACCGACTACTTCACCCATGACAAACTCCTTCTCGTGCTCGTGTCCGTCGGCATGTGCCGATGAGAGGCATGCGAACTCGTCTGTCGTATCGCCATCGCGATCAGTCGACTGCGCATGCCTGGGGAAACTCCTCTATCGGAGCAGAACGCTGATCTGGAATCAGCGATTCGCGTTGCGGGGCCGAATTACTCGGCGGTCGTGCCGTCCGAGCCGCCGCCTTCGTCGGAACCGGTGACCAATTCCTCGATGTAGAGGCGGATCCAGGAAATGCTGATCGCGTCAGACATGCGAATCTCCTAATGGTTGTCGACGATCTGATTGTGAAGCGCGTCGTTCCGTCTCGAAGACGGCAACGCGGCCGACATTACCGCACACCTCAGCACCTGTCCTGACCAGAGGCGGTTGAATTCTTGGTGAACTCATCCGCATCCGGGATGGGCGAACAGGTCGGCCGAAGCAGCCCAGGTGGTTGGTCGTGTGCCGCGCAACTGTGCTGGTATGAACCGATGACGCAACGCGTGGAGGTAGGCGGCACGACGACCCGGCAATTGGTCGAATCGGATCGGGAGACCGCACTCGACCTGCTCGAACACGGACTGCGTGAGGTCCCGGTCTACCGCTGGCTGATCGGCGCGGACGCGCCTGTGGAGGCATACCGCTGGTACGGGGAGATCCTGTTCATCGAGTATCTGCACGGCCTGCACGGTGTGTTCGACGAGCGGGGCGAGTTGATCGCGCTGATCGCGGTGTCGGCCCCCACCGACGAAGCCGGGCGGATCGACGAGGACCTCAAGACACGCACCAAGCATCAGGTACAGGCCATCGACGGCTTCGTCCACCGCTTCACCGAGTTGCAGCGGAAGTCGGAGGAGGCGCAGGTTGCGGAGAACCCGATCCGGGTGATCTTTGCGCTCGTCCGGCCGGATCATCGCCGAGGTGGCACTCTCGCCGGGCTGGTCGACCCGGTCATCGAACGCGGACGACGCGAAGGGCTGCCGGTCACGTGCAGCACGAGCGACGAACAACTCTCCGCGTTGTACGCCCGCAGATGGAAAGCGCTGGTACGCACGGAGTTCACGTTGACCGACGGTCCCACCGTGTGGGTCCAGCGCGTCGATCCGCCGGTGTGAGGAGTTGTTCCAGCGGTGGGAGCGAAGCGAGCCACGAAGGGTGGTGGGTCACCAGCCCTTCGTGGCTCGTCGCTTGCGCTCCTCGCACCTCAGGGAGCAGAGGGCAGTCGCTTGCGCTCCTCGCACCTCAGGGAGCAGAGGGCGTCGCTTCTTTCGGATTAGGGAGCGGAGGGGTGTCAGCTACCGAAGAACCACGGGAACGTCTTGGGGCGGGCCTGCGGACGCGCCTGGTTGCGCTGCTGCGGACGAGCCTGGCGGCGGTTCTGGGGCTGCGGCTGACGGTTCTGCGCGGGCTTGTTGGGCATTCGATCATCCTGTTCTCGTTCGGTCGCACCGGTTTTGGGGTCCGGTGCGGTCGCACGTTCCGGCGACGAATCCCAAAGTAGGGAGCCAACCTTCGGGTTCGGATGGTTCCGCCTGTCAGCTTCCTGCGAGACCGCGGTCCGCGTCAGCGCGAGTGACGGCCCGGCGCGTCCGGGCCCTCGCCCGGGAAGTCGCCCGGGTACTGCTCACCGGGATAACCGGATCCGGGGCCGGGCGGCGGGTAGTTGCCGGCACCCGGGTAATTGCCGGGCGGCGGGTAGCTGCCCGGAGCGGGTTGCGGCGTCGGAAACGGCTGTCCGGTAGGGCCTCCCGGCGGCGGTCCCTGCGGCGGGCGGTTCTGCGGAGGAGCCGACTGGGGCGGAACGGACTGGGGCTGGCCCGATTGCGGGGGAACCGGGTGTGAGGGCGGACCCTGAGGAGACGGGGGAGTCGAGATGCGTTGCGTCGTACCGGCTCCGGCGGGCGCCTCATAGGGGGCAAAGGAACCCGACGGCGGACCGTAGGAGTCGCCGGCAGGCCCGGCCGGATCGGACAGATGCGGCGGCAGGTCGCTCTCGGCTTCCGCCTTGGCTTTCGAGGTGCCCTCGGGGTCGAGCAGATCGCGGATCTCGGACAGCAGCGCGATCTCCGTGACCTCCGCCTTCTTCCCGAAACCGCCCAGTTCGGCCAGCTTGTTGTACGGCAGGATGATGATGAAGTACACCACTGCGGCGATGATCAGGAAGTTGATCACGGCAGTGATGACGCTGCCGAGGTCGACGAATGTCGATGGGTTGTCGGTGATCTGGAAGCCGAGTCCCTGCGCGGCGTCGGAGCCGACGGGGATCGAGTTGATGATCGGCTGGACGATGCCGTCGGTGAAGGCGGTGACGATCGCGGTGAACGCCGCGCCGATGATGACCGCTGTTGCCAGCTCGACGACGTTGCCCTTGAGTATGAAGTCCCTGAATCCCTTGAGCACGGTGTGCGGCCTCTTTTCGGTGATGTCCTGCTCTTGTCCGGCGATTCTGCGCACGATCGGAGCAAATCCGACACGCGCTGTGCGAGCTCGTACTACCCTATCCACGATCGTGAAGGAACCGATCCATTTGAGTTGATTCGCGCCGCTGTGTCGTTGCGGGCGAGGTCGGTATCCGCGGTCAGTGCAGGACCACGGCGAGCGACGTGTCGAGCCCCGCGGCGGCCACCCGGTGAGCAGCCGCGGCGTCCATGGCGAGCAGCACCGGGGCGGCCGCCGCCCGGCTGGGAGCGAGGCCGCCGGACTGCGGCTCGGCGGCGTGGAGGGCCACGACTGCCCGGCGTGCCAACACCTCCGCGTCCTCGGTCAGCACGTCCACCAGGTCACCCGGGCGGAGGAGTGAGGTCACCGCGTCGTCCGACAACCGGATCGGCACGAGGCGGGCGTCGTCGATCCCGGTCAGGTCGGCGGGCAGATGCGAGGACAGCAACCGCGCGTCGGTGAGGATCTCGCCTCCGCGGACGCGTCCGGTGACCGTCCGTCCGATGGCCGGTGCCGCCTCGGTCAAGACGCCGTCGGGAACCGTCCCGCCGGCGACCAGGTGGGATCGTAGGTCGCCTGACTCGACGATCTGACCAGGCAGCAGGTCATGCGCGGCTACCAGGACCTCGACATCGCCGTCGGCGCGCGTTCCGGCGACCCCGATGACCGCCGCTGCGACGACCAGGCACGCGGCGGCGACGCGGCGGACCAGGAGGTTGCGTGTCCACCCCGGGCGCAGTGCGGAACTCAACCGGTCGCGAAGTCGAGGCCCGAGGGAGGCGCTGGACGGGTGCTTCGACGGGGCAGACATGAGGCAGAGGCTAGGTTCGTCGACCGGGATGGGCGGCGCTCCGGACGTGCCTGTGGACAACTCGAAACCTGCCCTCGGTCCCTGTGGACCTCGTCCTCGCGGGCGGGTCGGAATGGCCCGCGGCGTGGCAGTGGGGGAGAATCGGTGATCGGTGTGCCGGGAAGTCTGGTCGGCCGCTGCCCGGCGCGGGTGGCGTGACGATGATCCGTCCGTCCGACCAGAGGAGATCGATGACCGACCAGACACCAGACGAGCTCGCAGGCGACGCCGGCCGGGCGAACCGATTGCGGCGCTGGGCCGCGCTCGACACGACCAGCGGGGCACTGCTTCTCGTGGCCGCCGCCATCGCCGTGCTGTGGGCCAACTCGCCGTGGCGCGCGGCCTACGATTCCCTGCTCGACGTCGAAGTCGGGCCCGAGGCGCTCCACCTGCACCTGTCGCTGGCGCACTGGGCGTCTGACGGGCTGCTGGCGATCTTCTTCTTCGTCGTGGGGGTCGAACTCAAACACGAATTCGTGGCCGGGAGCCTGCGAGACCTGAGACTCGCGGGCGTGCCGATCGCCGCTGCGGTGGGCGGGATGGTCACCCCCGCGCTCTGCTACGTCGCGGTGGTCGCCCTCGGCGACC
Protein-coding sequences here:
- a CDS encoding ABC transporter ATP-binding protein translates to MPVTRSLSKDEVRALLALLFDALRATRWACAGFLVFQLASVFTTLAQPALNAAIIDDGILRGDVATIKQVGVLMVVVAVINLVVSIGATFLASHISATAARDLRLRLHSRISAFSDPQVHSIGLSSLLTRTTGDVGQVQGFLFVALTVVVTAPLMLFGALVLSLVQGWRMAPVLVVAGTVLVILVAVLVRRLVPWAAQLQRRLDVVNRVLREQLRGIAIIRTFRREDRERTRFAAENDELTHVALRLGRLQVLMLPMVTVVSNLAVVAVTALGAVFVDRGEMQIGQITATVGYLAQILLAVSLLTMIAGIIPRAVTSAGRITEVLDTEPLDPGAPQADGSSTPPAIVFDAVSVSFPGAEAPTVDEVSLFCAPGTVTGILGGTGSGKSTLLSLPLRFADPTSGLLRWDAHDVTGLAPAWVRARSAFVGQGAELITGTIADNLRIARPDATDDELWSALEVAAAADFVSTRPGALEAAVSQEGRNFSGGQRQRLALARAVLRRPSLYVLDDPFSALDVDTEAAIIDRLRRADPDATVLLAAQRVSSVQRADVIAVLDAGRIVDLGTDSVLRDRSEIYREIAYAQAVTNA
- the mscL gene encoding large conductance mechanosensitive channel protein MscL is translated as MLKGFRDFILKGNVVELATAVIIGAAFTAIVTAFTDGIVQPIINSIPVGSDAAQGLGFQITDNPSTFVDLGSVITAVINFLIIAAVVYFIIILPYNKLAELGGFGKKAEVTEIALLSEIRDLLDPEGTSKAKAEAESDLPPHLSDPAGPAGDSYGPPSGSFAPYEAPAGAGTTQRISTPPSPQGPPSHPVPPQSGQPQSVPPQSAPPQNRPPQGPPPGGPTGQPFPTPQPAPGSYPPPGNYPGAGNYPPPGPGSGYPGEQYPGDFPGEGPDAPGRHSR
- a CDS encoding SAF domain-containing protein, which encodes MSAPSKHPSSASLGPRLRDRLSSALRPGWTRNLLVRRVAAACLVVAAAVIGVAGTRADGDVEVLVAAHDLLPGQIVESGDLRSHLVAGGTVPDGVLTEAAPAIGRTVTGRVRGGEILTDARLLSSHLPADLTGIDDARLVPIRLSDDAVTSLLRPGDLVDVLTEDAEVLARRAVVALHAAEPQSGGLAPSRAAAAPVLLAMDAAAAHRVAAAGLDTSLAVVLH